The sequence below is a genomic window from Pseudodesulfovibrio sp. JC047.
GGTTGGCGGCAAGAAAGGCAACGTCACTCTCCGCAGTTACGACGGCAACTATGAAATTAAGCGCCAGATTTCCGAACACCTGAGTTTTGATGAACAGCTCCAGGCCGCAAAGGAACTGATTGACGAATGCATCAAGGAATGGACCGAAGGTTCCAGGACCGAGATTCAGGCTCTCATCAACGACGCATTTCAGGTTGATAAGGAAGGCCGTATTAACACCAGCCGTATTCTGGGGTTGCGGCGGCTGAACATCAAAGACGAACGCTGGCTCAAAGCTATGGATGCCATCGGCAACAGCCTGACCATCGTAGGCAGTACAACCTATGTTCGGGCCTATGAACGAGGT
It includes:
- a CDS encoding DUF3164 family protein, encoding MNSLKNDVPKGYMKNAQDHLVPMDQVKDIDKARDELVLELVGKFKRQQEALRKLKMAALDDIEAFIQLSGEQYGVSVGGKKGNVTLRSYDGNYEIKRQISEHLSFDEQLQAAKELIDECIKEWTEGSRTEIQALINDAFQVDKEGRINTSRILGLRRLNIKDERWLKAMDAIGNSLTIVGSTTYVRAYERGEHGKPQSIALDMASA